The proteins below are encoded in one region of Candidatus Moraniibacteriota bacterium:
- the gatC gene encoding Asp-tRNA(Asn)/Glu-tRNA(Gln) amidotransferase subunit GatC, which translates to MLTEEEVKKVALLSRIGLTEEELPKYQKDLSAVFDFFRELETLPTDDVVPIGHITGRTDVMRSDVCEDFGDTGRTHIMNNVPAKKDGFVKVKSVF; encoded by the coding sequence ATGTTGACCGAAGAAGAAGTAAAAAAAGTGGCACTCCTCAGTCGTATCGGACTGACAGAGGAAGAATTACCGAAATATCAGAAGGATTTGTCGGCTGTTTTTGATTTTTTCCGTGAACTCGAGACGCTTCCGACAGATGACGTCGTCCCTATCGGACATATCACCGGGAGGACAGATGTGATGCGAAGTGATGTATGTGAAGATTTTGGTGATACTGGAAGAACACATATTATGAACAATGTTCCAGCGAAAAAAGATGGATTTGTCAAAGTAAAATCAGTTTTCTAA
- the thyA gene encoding thymidylate synthase: METKRHPEYQYLDMVKTILEKGSDKEVFFTKEILAQYKERGVTPPSIRSVFGYSMRYDMADGFPLLTTKKVFHRGIIHELLWFLKGDSNIKYLVDNDVHIWDEWAWKRYNKQALATGLPQMEQKEFIEKLKSLPEDDAFVREWGDLITIYGRMWRRWPASDGREIDQLGWVIDGLKDKPFRKSYVISAWNPDFIYAMASAGNENEVPPFCHTTFQFQVTGNDTLNLGLYQRSADTFLGVPFNIASYALLLHMVAQVTGFKPGEFVHFFGDAHIYSNHFDQVKEQLTREPRPFPKLTLNPERKNIDDFVFEDIIIEGYDPHPAIRGEIANIGGFEKKVK; encoded by the coding sequence ATGGAAACAAAACGACATCCTGAATATCAATATCTCGATATGGTGAAAACGATTCTCGAAAAAGGATCGGACAAAGAAGTATTCTTCACGAAAGAAATTTTGGCGCAATACAAAGAGCGAGGAGTGACACCGCCTTCTATCCGTTCTGTTTTTGGGTACTCGATGCGATATGATATGGCTGACGGATTTCCTCTTCTCACGACCAAGAAGGTCTTTCATCGGGGTATCATTCATGAACTCCTCTGGTTTCTCAAGGGGGATTCGAATATTAAATACCTCGTCGACAACGATGTTCATATCTGGGACGAGTGGGCATGGAAACGGTATAACAAACAAGCTCTTGCTACAGGACTTCCTCAGATGGAACAGAAAGAGTTTATTGAAAAATTGAAATCGCTTCCGGAAGATGATGCTTTTGTGCGAGAATGGGGTGATCTCATCACTATTTATGGACGAATGTGGCGACGTTGGCCAGCGAGTGACGGGAGAGAAATCGATCAACTCGGTTGGGTTATCGATGGACTGAAAGACAAACCGTTTCGCAAATCCTATGTTATTTCTGCATGGAATCCGGATTTCATCTATGCAATGGCGTCAGCAGGTAATGAGAATGAGGTCCCACCATTTTGTCATACAACATTCCAATTTCAGGTAACAGGGAATGATACGCTCAATCTCGGACTCTACCAACGAAGTGCAGATACTTTCCTCGGCGTACCGTTCAACATTGCGAGTTATGCGTTGTTGCTCCATATGGTGGCACAGGTGACAGGATTCAAACCAGGGGAATTTGTACACTTTTTTGGTGATGCACACATCTATAGCAATCATTTCGACCAGGTGAAAGAGCAGCTCACTCGTGAACCGCGACCATTCCCGAAATTGACACTCAATCCAGAAAGAAAAAATATCGATGATTTCGTGTTTGAAGACATCATCATCGAAGGCTATGATCCACATCCTGCTATTCGAGGAGAAATTGCGAATATCGGTGGGTTTGAGAAGAAAGTGAAATAA
- the rplA gene encoding 50S ribosomal protein L1: MHRGKKYTGVATQVEAEKAYTPEEAFAFLQSHKMTKFDEAIEVHAHLGINTKKSDEMVRVTLILPQGTGRSKKVAVITSTKQKEAEEAKADLIGGEELIADIKNGKIVPGQDFDVLLATPEMMPKLALVAKILGQKGVMPSPKTETVTPKIKETVEMLKKGKKVSFKNDDTGNIHQVIGKTSFTPEALLENYTMFRETLDRSKPENMKGKFVKSLFLCSTMSPSLPIKL; encoded by the coding sequence ATGCACAGAGGAAAGAAATACACAGGAGTCGCCACTCAAGTAGAAGCAGAGAAGGCATACACCCCAGAAGAAGCTTTTGCTTTTTTGCAGTCACACAAAATGACGAAATTCGATGAAGCTATTGAAGTACACGCTCATCTCGGTATCAATACCAAGAAATCAGATGAAATGGTGCGTGTCACCCTTATCCTGCCACAAGGAACGGGTCGTAGTAAAAAAGTAGCGGTCATCACCAGTACGAAGCAGAAAGAAGCAGAAGAAGCAAAAGCCGACCTCATCGGTGGAGAAGAATTGATTGCTGATATCAAGAATGGGAAAATCGTTCCTGGCCAAGATTTCGATGTATTGCTCGCAACGCCTGAAATGATGCCAAAGCTTGCTCTCGTAGCCAAAATTCTCGGACAAAAAGGTGTGATGCCAAGCCCAAAGACAGAGACTGTCACTCCAAAGATCAAAGAAACAGTAGAGATGCTCAAAAAAGGGAAAAAAGTGAGTTTCAAAAACGATGACACAGGAAATATCCATCAGGTTATCGGAAAAACGTCTTTTACTCCTGAGGCATTGCTCGAGAACTATACGATGTTTCGTGAAACCCTTGATCGCTCCAAGCCAGAAAACATGAAAGGAAAGTTTGTGAAATCTCTCTTTTTGTGTTCTACAATGAGTCCGAGCCTCCCAATCAAGTTGTAA
- the ligA gene encoding NAD-dependent DNA ligase LigA — MIRKITQKEALLRIHNLSQEIERHRRLYHTLDQPTISDEAYDSLLSELATLEQAFPSLKRTNSPTERVGAEPLTSFQKVKHQNRQWSFDDVFDFAELRAWDERIKRFLNKEVRNWKPVRSTDGLEIRNSVPQYVCELKIDGLKAVLTYEKGILVRGATRGDGEIGEDVTANLRTIEHIPLTLTRPIDITVVGEVWLSKDELIRINNERRAKDEPLFANPRNAAAGSLRQLDSRVIAGRKLDAFVYDIDAIIGIPFPKTQEAELLLLQELGFHVNREYRVCQTTADVEAYYEEWNIKRESVPYALDGIVIKVNAKNLQDALGYRGKSPRFGVAYKFPAEQATTIIQDVQVQIGRTGALTPVAHLRPVRVAGSVVSRATLHNFDEIDRLGVRIGDTVIIQKAGDIIPEIVSVIESLRTGKETIIVAPEKCPICESRVERMVMGTNDMSAALYCTNPRCFAIEREQIIHSVSKKGLNIVGLGEKIVEVLLQEGLIKNIGDIFSLTAGDLSPLERFGDKSAEKLARAIQNAKQVPFDKLLFALGIRYVGEETANLIVDATMKQSLHFQIKNLSDIIKYFPEITEEAWLSVDGIGIKSAQSLVEWFGDTRNQELLETLREQEVEIVVPEKHDLSTQIFSGKVFVLTGELASFTRDELKAIIKEKGGTVSSTVSRKTDYVVAGENPGSKYVNAKKLGINILNEDELKKLLET, encoded by the coding sequence ATGATACGAAAAATAACTCAGAAAGAAGCTCTCCTTCGCATACACAATCTCTCGCAGGAAATCGAACGACATCGGCGTCTCTATCACACGCTCGATCAACCGACGATTTCTGATGAAGCGTACGATTCTCTCTTGTCAGAGCTCGCTACTCTCGAACAAGCGTTTCCATCACTGAAACGTACCAATAGTCCGACAGAGAGAGTCGGAGCAGAGCCTCTCACCTCCTTTCAAAAAGTGAAACATCAGAACAGACAATGGTCGTTCGATGATGTTTTTGATTTTGCGGAACTTAGGGCTTGGGATGAGCGTATCAAGCGTTTTTTGAATAAGGAAGTTAGAAATTGGAAACCTGTCCGTTCGACAGACGGGTTGGAAATTAGAAATTCTGTTCCTCAGTATGTCTGTGAATTGAAAATCGATGGATTGAAAGCAGTCCTCACCTATGAGAAGGGAATATTGGTTCGAGGAGCGACACGCGGAGACGGGGAGATAGGAGAAGATGTGACAGCCAACTTGCGAACGATCGAACATATACCACTCACACTCACTCGCCCGATCGATATCACGGTTGTTGGTGAGGTGTGGCTCTCTAAAGATGAGCTCATCCGTATCAATAACGAACGCAGAGCAAAAGATGAGCCACTGTTTGCCAATCCTCGTAATGCGGCAGCAGGGTCTCTTCGTCAGCTCGATTCACGAGTGATCGCAGGACGGAAACTCGATGCCTTTGTCTATGATATCGATGCAATAATAGGAATACCGTTTCCCAAGACACAGGAAGCAGAACTCTTACTTTTGCAAGAACTCGGATTTCATGTGAATAGAGAATATCGAGTATGCCAGACAACGGCAGATGTCGAAGCGTATTACGAAGAGTGGAATATAAAACGAGAGAGCGTTCCGTACGCGCTCGATGGTATTGTCATCAAAGTGAATGCCAAGAATCTGCAGGACGCTCTCGGTTATCGTGGGAAATCACCACGGTTTGGTGTCGCATACAAATTTCCTGCCGAGCAAGCGACGACGATTATCCAAGATGTACAGGTACAGATCGGACGGACAGGTGCACTCACTCCAGTCGCACATCTGAGACCAGTTCGTGTCGCAGGATCAGTCGTGAGTCGGGCGACACTCCATAATTTCGATGAGATTGATCGCCTGGGTGTGCGTATCGGTGATACCGTGATCATCCAAAAAGCTGGAGATATCATCCCAGAAATTGTTTCGGTGATAGAGAGTCTCCGTACTGGGAAGGAAACAATAATCGTCGCACCAGAAAAATGTCCGATATGTGAAAGTAGAGTGGAACGTATGGTGATGGGAACGAATGATATGAGTGCTGCTCTGTATTGTACGAATCCACGCTGTTTTGCTATCGAGCGAGAACAAATTATCCACAGTGTTTCGAAGAAAGGATTGAATATTGTCGGTTTGGGAGAAAAAATTGTCGAAGTGCTCTTGCAAGAAGGTCTCATCAAAAACATCGGTGATATTTTTTCTCTGACCGCAGGAGATCTCTCACCGCTCGAACGTTTTGGGGACAAATCAGCAGAGAAGCTGGCACGAGCGATACAGAATGCCAAGCAAGTACCATTTGATAAATTGCTCTTCGCACTCGGTATACGTTATGTCGGAGAAGAGACGGCAAATCTCATTGTCGATGCTACGATGAAACAGTCTTTGCATTTTCAAATCAAAAACCTTTCAGATATTATCAAATATTTTCCTGAGATAACAGAAGAGGCATGGTTGTCGGTAGACGGTATCGGAATCAAAAGTGCTCAGAGTCTCGTAGAATGGTTCGGTGATACAAGGAATCAAGAACTCTTGGAAACACTGAGAGAGCAAGAAGTCGAGATCGTTGTGCCAGAAAAACACGATCTCTCGACACAGATTTTTTCTGGGAAAGTATTTGTTCTGACAGGAGAACTCGCTTCCTTTACAAGAGATGAGTTGAAGGCTATTATTAAAGAAAAAGGAGGAACAGTCTCGTCTACGGTCAGTCGAAAAACAGACTATGTCGTGGCAGGGGAGAATCCAGGAAGCAAATATGTCAATGCAAAGAAGCTCGGTATAAATATTCTCAATGAAGACGAGTTAAAGAAATTATTAGAAACGTAA
- a CDS encoding AAA family ATPase, which produces MQKIILGISGEIASGKDTVGKYMVEKYQASSLRFSQPLRDMLDRLYLEQNRENMAKLSLHLRKAFGEDIFSRVILAEAEKSENKLVVVDGIRRSPDIIHLENEEHFYFVYVETSPEARYKRLIQRHQNTDDTIKTEAQFEKDALLESETQIRALKERADFVINNDGTLEELYAQVDEMVKKLEM; this is translated from the coding sequence ATGCAGAAAATTATTTTGGGTATTTCAGGAGAAATAGCATCCGGCAAAGATACAGTAGGAAAATATATGGTAGAGAAATATCAGGCATCCTCGCTTCGTTTTTCGCAACCACTCCGAGATATGCTCGATCGATTGTATCTGGAGCAAAATCGAGAGAATATGGCAAAACTTTCTCTCCATCTTCGAAAAGCTTTTGGAGAGGATATATTTTCTCGGGTGATATTGGCAGAGGCAGAAAAAAGTGAAAACAAACTCGTTGTTGTCGATGGTATACGTCGATCACCAGATATCATCCATTTGGAAAATGAAGAACATTTCTATTTTGTCTATGTGGAGACTTCTCCTGAAGCACGATACAAACGATTGATTCAGAGACATCAGAATACTGATGACACCATCAAGACAGAAGCACAATTTGAGAAAGATGCATTGCTCGAATCAGAAACGCAGATTCGTGCCTTGAAAGAACGTGCTGATTTCGTCATCAATAATGATGGAACGCTCGAAGAACTCTATGCACAGGTGGATGAAATGGTGAAAAAACTGGAGATGTAG
- the secE gene encoding preprotein translocase subunit SecE, translating into MNKMIAFLSEAKVELSRVNWPTRKQITMYTILVIAISLFVAFFLGSLDYFFSTLVTKFLIQ; encoded by the coding sequence ATGAACAAGATGATCGCATTTCTCAGTGAAGCCAAAGTCGAGCTTTCGCGTGTGAACTGGCCGACTCGCAAACAAATCACGATGTATACCATCTTGGTTATTGCCATCAGTCTTTTTGTCGCATTTTTCCTCGGAAGTTTAGATTATTTTTTCAGTACTCTCGTTACCAAGTTTCTCATTCAATAA
- a CDS encoding prepilin-type N-terminal cleavage/methylation domain-containing protein, with protein MQNAGAHTQRWSGFTLIEVIVTIAIVSILTSVAISGINSGAKTQRELETNAREFASVVREAQNYALTGKQANVAGTNTCSFLVSQISSTQYTLSAIACGTGTAELITTYTLKNGVGLSGTSSITFVLPRGVPSSVGAVIFSKGDNRYYVCVSADGKIEDKSSCP; from the coding sequence ATGCAGAATGCTGGTGCTCATACGCAGAGATGGTCAGGATTCACATTGATAGAAGTGATCGTGACGATAGCTATTGTTTCTATCCTGACTTCGGTAGCAATAAGCGGGATAAATAGCGGTGCCAAGACACAGCGAGAGCTCGAGACCAATGCGCGAGAGTTTGCGAGCGTCGTCCGTGAAGCTCAGAATTATGCTCTGACAGGCAAACAAGCGAATGTAGCTGGTACCAATACCTGCTCTTTTTTGGTATCTCAGATTTCTAGTACTCAATATACATTGTCTGCTATTGCCTGTGGGACTGGAACAGCTGAGCTTATCACTACATACACGCTGAAAAATGGTGTGGGGCTAAGCGGGACATCTTCTATCACATTCGTCCTGCCACGAGGAGTGCCATCATCAGTAGGTGCTGTGATATTTTCCAAGGGAGACAATCGTTATTATGTCTGTGTCTCTGCTGACGGGAAGATAGAGGATAAGTCATCGTGTCCATAA
- the dcd gene encoding dCTP deaminase, producing the protein MYLSDHDIKQAVKDGTITIKDFDPKRLGSVSYDVILDNDFMVTDVHNTPFIDPVKKVFPHTVEHHVKEGEAFYLFPGETVLGKVRDFVGSDKYLIQISGKSSLARVGLVVHNTAGLINPGHFLNLTLELSNINRVPLVLRPGMQIAQFVFSTLTSPVENNYKKVGRFSKNNWKHFQPEKKREAKKK; encoded by the coding sequence ATGTATCTCTCTGACCACGATATCAAGCAGGCAGTGAAAGACGGCACGATTACTATCAAAGACTTCGATCCAAAACGTCTCGGATCGGTCAGTTATGATGTGATTCTGGATAATGATTTTATGGTGACTGATGTTCACAATACGCCATTTATTGATCCGGTAAAAAAAGTTTTCCCTCACACAGTAGAGCATCATGTGAAAGAAGGGGAGGCATTCTATCTGTTTCCTGGAGAGACGGTACTCGGGAAAGTGCGTGATTTCGTCGGAAGTGACAAATACCTCATACAAATTTCTGGAAAAAGCAGTCTCGCTCGTGTCGGTCTCGTCGTACACAATACCGCCGGGCTCATCAACCCAGGACATTTTTTGAATCTTACTCTCGAATTATCGAATATCAATCGTGTACCACTCGTCCTCCGTCCTGGTATGCAAATAGCGCAGTTTGTTTTTTCGACACTGACGAGTCCTGTAGAGAATAACTACAAAAAAGTAGGTCGTTTCAGTAAAAACAATTGGAAACATTTCCAACCAGAAAAGAAACGTGAGGCAAAGAAGAAATAA
- the rplK gene encoding 50S ribosomal protein L11, with amino-acid sequence MAKAIKTVIKLQIPAGKANPAPPVGPALGQHGLNIQDFCSKFNAATQDRMGDVVPAEITVFEDRTFTFVLKTSPASDLLKKAANVAKGASNPLKDKAGSVTMAQVREIAEKKMEDLNANDVEQAMKIIAGSARSMGIKVVD; translated from the coding sequence ATGGCAAAGGCAATAAAAACCGTTATCAAGTTGCAGATCCCTGCCGGTAAAGCAAACCCAGCTCCACCAGTTGGTCCAGCTCTTGGTCAGCACGGACTCAATATTCAGGATTTCTGTTCGAAGTTTAACGCTGCTACTCAAGATCGTATGGGAGATGTCGTTCCAGCTGAAATCACTGTGTTCGAAGATCGTACATTCACATTCGTTCTGAAGACCTCTCCTGCTTCTGATTTGCTCAAGAAAGCAGCCAATGTCGCCAAAGGAGCCTCTAATCCGCTCAAGGACAAGGCTGGTTCTGTCACAATGGCACAGGTTCGTGAAATCGCTGAGAAAAAAATGGAAGATCTGAATGCGAATGATGTCGAACAGGCGATGAAGATCATTGCTGGATCTGCTCGTTCGATGGGTATCAAAGTAGTCGACTAG
- a CDS encoding CYTH domain-containing protein: MTVQQYEIEIKSLLGSEENANNLIQKMQSIDPSTKLVSKSSQLNHYFVGGDGEKICIALTSHIAKKKIEAFKKVLNEGNNLSLRTRQANKKVLFVAKASIDDTTSSNGTARIEFEAEIPELSLEALDRVLLEAGCTYQAKWSRDRREYIFQDTTACIDRNAGYGYVVELEKIVTDGTSAEQVKRDLRTLMETLGIEELSQDRLERMFAYYNEHWSEYYGTDKTFTIS, translated from the coding sequence ATGACCGTACAGCAATATGAAATAGAGATCAAATCTCTCCTCGGTAGTGAAGAAAATGCCAACAATCTAATACAAAAAATGCAGAGTATTGATCCATCGACGAAGCTCGTTTCAAAAAGCTCCCAACTCAATCATTATTTTGTCGGTGGAGATGGTGAGAAGATATGTATCGCTCTTACTTCTCATATTGCCAAAAAGAAAATCGAAGCATTTAAGAAGGTGCTGAACGAAGGAAACAATCTCTCTCTCCGTACTCGACAAGCAAACAAAAAAGTTTTGTTCGTCGCCAAGGCTTCTATAGACGATACAACAAGTTCCAACGGTACAGCTCGCATAGAATTTGAAGCAGAAATACCAGAGCTATCGCTTGAAGCACTTGACCGAGTTTTGCTCGAAGCCGGTTGTACGTATCAGGCCAAATGGTCTCGTGATCGGAGAGAATATATCTTTCAAGATACGACGGCTTGTATTGATAGAAATGCTGGTTACGGATATGTAGTAGAATTGGAAAAAATAGTGACAGATGGTACTTCCGCAGAACAGGTGAAGCGTGATCTCCGGACACTCATGGAAACACTTGGTATCGAGGAATTGTCACAAGACCGACTCGAGCGTATGTTCGCGTATTACAATGAACATTGGTCAGAGTACTATGGCACCGACAAGACATTTACTATTTCCTAA
- a CDS encoding dihydrofolate reductase, with protein sequence MTKPRLSIIVAVDEKRAIGKDNQLLWHIPEDLKHFKELTTSHTVVMGENTYHSIGRPLPNRTNIILSLTPEFAPEGCFVVRSIDEALSVAKEHESEEIFIIGGASIYKQFLPIVDRLYVTEVVGVHDADTFFPDYSDFTKVVSEEKQNNGQYTFSFVVRERN encoded by the coding sequence ATGACAAAGCCTAGGCTGAGTATTATCGTTGCAGTAGATGAAAAGCGGGCTATCGGAAAAGATAACCAGCTTTTGTGGCACATCCCAGAAGATCTGAAACACTTCAAAGAATTGACGACCAGTCATACCGTAGTGATGGGGGAAAATACCTATCATTCTATCGGACGACCGCTTCCAAATCGTACGAATATCATTCTCTCGTTGACACCAGAGTTTGCGCCCGAAGGATGTTTCGTAGTTCGTTCTATTGATGAGGCTTTGAGTGTTGCCAAAGAGCACGAATCAGAAGAAATTTTTATTATCGGTGGGGCGAGTATCTATAAACAATTTTTGCCCATTGTTGACCGTTTGTATGTGACAGAAGTAGTGGGTGTTCATGATGCTGATACATTTTTCCCTGATTATAGCGACTTTACAAAAGTAGTGAGTGAAGAAAAACAGAATAATGGTCAATATACATTTTCATTTGTTGTGCGAGAGAGGAATTAA
- the gatA gene encoding Asp-tRNA(Asn)/Glu-tRNA(Gln) amidotransferase subunit GatA: MIRLLHNKLVAGEITAVDLAKQYLKIIKEKDGEILAYLTVLEEQMLKEASFVDEQLKRGETIDLLAGIPGAIKDNILIEGIRTTSASKILDNYIAPYDATVIAKLKSVHVSVLGKTNMDEFALGSSTENSAYQITKNPHDLTRVPGGTSGGSAAAVAAGEAVWALGSDTGGSIRQPASFCGVVGLKPTYGRVSRYGLMAGASSLDQIGPIGQTVEDVAIVLSRIAGHDPHDATTADSGHEKKYEDYLGGDVRGKKIGIPKEYFSSDLDPRIRALCDTAIKHFTALGVEIIEISLPHSSYALPTYYIIQPCEVSSNFARYDGIRYGLSINDEKDSAEQTSTLLETYLDTRRHGFGPEVKRRIMLGTYSLSAGYYDAYYLKAQKVRALLKQDFEKAFEQVDFIFSPTAPEPAFKIGDKSADPIKMYLGDIYTITANLTGVPAISFPIGTVTEEGKELPIGGQLQGKWFDEETLLCMADAFEKEYKKSK, from the coding sequence ATGATTCGTCTATTACACAACAAACTTGTTGCAGGGGAAATCACTGCGGTTGATCTGGCCAAGCAGTATCTGAAAATCATCAAAGAAAAAGATGGTGAGATTCTTGCTTATTTGACCGTGCTCGAAGAACAGATGCTCAAGGAGGCTTCTTTTGTCGATGAGCAATTGAAACGCGGAGAAACAATTGATCTTCTCGCAGGTATCCCTGGAGCTATCAAAGACAATATTTTGATTGAAGGTATTCGTACGACATCGGCTTCCAAAATTCTCGATAACTACATCGCTCCATATGACGCAACAGTCATCGCCAAACTGAAATCAGTACACGTGTCAGTACTCGGAAAGACCAATATGGACGAATTTGCTCTCGGTTCTTCGACAGAAAATAGCGCCTATCAGATTACTAAAAATCCTCATGATCTCACTCGTGTGCCAGGAGGGACATCAGGAGGATCAGCTGCGGCTGTTGCAGCAGGAGAGGCGGTGTGGGCACTCGGATCAGATACAGGTGGTTCTATCCGTCAGCCAGCTTCTTTCTGCGGTGTCGTCGGACTGAAACCAACATATGGTAGAGTGAGTCGTTATGGGTTGATGGCAGGAGCATCGAGTCTGGATCAGATTGGTCCCATCGGACAAACAGTAGAAGATGTCGCTATAGTCCTCTCTCGTATTGCCGGACACGATCCACACGATGCGACCACTGCTGACAGTGGACATGAGAAGAAATACGAGGACTATCTCGGAGGTGATGTGCGTGGGAAGAAAATTGGTATTCCCAAAGAATATTTTTCTTCCGATCTCGATCCGAGAATTCGAGCACTCTGTGATACTGCGATCAAACATTTTACCGCTCTCGGTGTGGAAATTATCGAGATATCACTTCCTCACAGTTCGTATGCTCTTCCGACCTACTATATCATTCAGCCGTGTGAAGTGAGTTCAAACTTCGCTCGTTATGATGGTATTCGTTATGGACTTTCTATCAATGATGAGAAGGATTCGGCGGAACAGACGAGCACACTCCTCGAGACGTATCTCGATACGCGTCGTCATGGGTTTGGCCCAGAAGTGAAACGTCGTATCATGCTCGGTACCTATAGTCTGTCAGCAGGATACTATGATGCGTATTATCTCAAGGCACAGAAAGTACGTGCACTCCTCAAACAAGATTTCGAAAAAGCGTTCGAACAAGTAGATTTTATTTTTTCTCCGACCGCTCCTGAGCCAGCATTCAAGATCGGAGACAAATCCGCTGATCCAATCAAAATGTATCTCGGCGATATCTATACCATCACCGCCAATCTGACAGGGGTGCCAGCGATTTCTTTTCCTATCGGTACAGTGACTGAAGAAGGAAAAGAACTCCCTATAGGAGGACAACTCCAGGGAAAATGGTTCGATGAAGAAACCCTTCTTTGTATGGCGGATGCGTTCGAGAAAGAATACAAAAAAAGTAAATAA
- the nusG gene encoding transcription termination/antitermination protein NusG, with product MAKQTQHHGRAWYVLHTYSGYEENVTRNLKQRIDSMDMQELIFDVLVPKEKKIKIKGGKRVVVEERIYPGYVLVDMIVTDASWYVVRNTPNVTGFIGLGTTPTPIDPKEIDALKKRMGVAEPKYKIDVHVGDAIKITDGPFKDFDGKIQEVDEEKGKVKVFVSLFGRETPVELDFLQVRKA from the coding sequence ATGGCAAAGCAGACACAACATCACGGACGCGCGTGGTACGTACTTCATACGTATTCTGGATACGAAGAAAACGTAACCCGTAACCTGAAGCAAAGAATCGATTCGATGGATATGCAAGAACTCATTTTTGACGTCCTTGTTCCCAAAGAAAAAAAGATCAAGATCAAAGGAGGGAAGCGCGTCGTCGTCGAAGAACGTATCTACCCTGGATATGTGCTCGTCGATATGATTGTGACTGATGCCTCGTGGTATGTCGTCCGCAACACTCCGAACGTGACAGGATTCATCGGACTTGGTACGACCCCGACACCTATCGATCCTAAGGAAATCGATGCCCTCAAAAAACGTATGGGTGTCGCAGAACCGAAATACAAAATCGATGTCCATGTGGGCGATGCTATCAAGATCACTGACGGACCATTCAAAGATTTTGATGGAAAAATCCAGGAAGTAGATGAAGAGAAAGGAAAAGTCAAAGTGTTTGTTTCTCTCTTCGGTCGCGAAACACCTGTCGAACTGGACTTTCTGCAAGTAAGAAAAGCATAA
- a CDS encoding prepilin-type N-terminal cleavage/methylation domain-containing protein, translated as MRKMFLTKPYRGFSLVEMLVAMFIFTLVIGATSQIFTRAFVGYREQKRLQSDIESAQFALNTMAKELRTASVSNSTLNGNNTSIRFFDYSQKLCFRYTISADAGTLSVRSKPGTTLGNCNGGGYSTSTSIVSHITRGRFYVRRSSNSPRVGKVTISLFVDSGQAAPTHLQTTVSLRDYQISGVQN; from the coding sequence ATGAGAAAGATGTTTCTAACAAAACCATATCGAGGATTCTCGCTCGTAGAAATGCTTGTAGCGATGTTTATTTTTACTCTCGTTATCGGGGCGACTTCACAGATTTTCACACGAGCATTCGTCGGGTATCGTGAGCAGAAACGCTTGCAGTCCGATATTGAATCGGCTCAGTTTGCATTGAACACAATGGCCAAGGAGCTTCGTACAGCATCTGTCTCTAATTCGACTTTGAATGGCAATAATACGAGTATAAGATTTTTTGATTATTCTCAAAAGCTCTGTTTTAGGTATACGATAAGTGCAGACGCAGGAACACTGAGTGTACGGAGTAAACCAGGGACGACTCTTGGTAATTGTAACGGAGGAGGCTATAGTACAAGCACTTCTATTGTCAGCCATATCACAAGGGGTCGTTTTTATGTTCGACGATCAAGCAACTCTCCAAGAGTTGGCAAGGTGACCATTTCTCTTTTTGTTGACTCAGGTCAGGCTGCTCCGACACATCTCCAGACGACAGTTTCTCTCCGAGATTATCAGATAAGCGGAGTGCAGAACTAG